ATGATTATGTTTCCTTGCTTATCAATACAATAAAACGTACCTAGAAAGAACCTTCCATCACTTATACCAACCAGCATTCGTCGATATAGTAGCTTCTTGACATGAGAGACATAATTTGAATTGTTCGTCTCTAACTGATTTGAGCTTCCAACTTCAGATAGGTATGTCTCTGGTTCGTTGGTGCTCATATTAGTCCAATTTAGGTCAATGAAGGAAACTTGGCGTACTAATGTCTACAATTGTGTAATTGTA
The genomic region above belongs to Solanum dulcamara chromosome 5, daSolDulc1.2, whole genome shotgun sequence and contains:
- the LOC129889036 gene encoding uncharacterized protein LOC129889036, yielding MSTNEPETYLSEVGSSNQLETNNSNYVSHVKKLLYRRMLVGISDGRFFLGTFYCIDKQGNIIIQDAVEYRSTRRSAPSPMEQRVLGLILIPSSCRKTCHVDCSIDEQLSLMSLGEQNS